ATGAAATCGTTTACCAGAGTATCAACCAATTCCGGTTCATATATTTCCTGCCAGTTGAGGGCGCCCCAGAAAGCCCAGACAGCATCATCATTCCAGTGATCGAGGGATGATTTCCAGCCCCATTGAGTTGTCTGGCCATCCGCGAGAACGGCGGAAATATTGAACCAGTAGATAGTCCCTTCCTCCTGCCAGAACCAATACTGCTCATCAAAACAGATATCATACTGGAAATAATTCTGGTGATCATCGGGAAGAATTTCACCGGTCGAGGGATCATACCAGCCTTCCATAGTCGGCGGGTCGATCGGGGTAATGTTAAACTCGGTGGCTTCCATCTCCCACAGGGTAAGGCCCGGCATACTGTAACCGGTCGGGCTCTGATCGGCCGGAATGTCGGAGTGAATACTCAGAACGAAAGAAAGAATATTACCGGTGACTCCATGCTTCCATGAGCCCCAGAAATGGAAATCCTTAACCCATCCCGTTTCCGAGCACATCCAATCATCGGCCAGAATGACCGGTTGAGTGGCGTTGACATCCCACCCGGCCTCATCGGGTAATTGAGGATCATGCATCTTATGGGGATCACCAGGAGCCCACGTGCAGTCCTCTTTACCGCTATTAAGTGATTGAGGAACATTACCTTGATCATCCACTGACGGCAATGTTCCGGCGGTGTTTCCCCAGGCCGGTAACGCCAGACACATAACCAGCGTCAGGCCGAGTACAAGCATTGGCACTCTCATAGTCATAGCTCATCCTCCCTTTCTGCAAGGATCAGGTTTTAAAATTGAATTTGTCCCAAATAAAGCACTGGAAATGTTTCTCAACTCAAAGATGTCTGCTATTTAGCTGTATTAATGACTTTTAATCGGGATAATAGAAATTCATATTGTCCCGATTGGCTCGACTATTACATGAAAAATATATACAATATAAACAATTCTGTCAACATTTTTTAGGGAATAAGGGAGTCCCCGGAAGATTTCCGGATTAGATTATTCATTCCGTGTCTTTTATCTCGATTTCAGACAGGTGTAGATATTTTCCGAATTGCTGATTCTTTGGGCCGCCGTCCGATGGCCCATCCGGGCCGCCCGGGCAAGATTTTTTCCGGTTACCAGTCCGGCGATAAATCCGGCGCTGAAGCAGTCGCCGCAACCGGTCGTATTACCCCCATATATTATTCTTTTTGTTTTGATATGTTTTACCGGCATCCGTAAGCCGGTGCCCGATGATATATAACAGCCATTGGCTCCGTCGGTTATGATAATGACCGGACGACGGGCGGTGCTCATTTCTTTTCGAAAACAGGATAATAGCCGTTGTATCTGCACATCGGATTCGGGACCATTACTCTCAAGGTTATTGTCTCCCGCCAGAGTAATCAATTCCCGGCGATTCATCTGGATATAGTCGCCGCATTGCATCACATTGATCCATGACGCCGGGCGGCGCAGGTAACGGGTGCCGTCCCGCTTTCGGCCCAGGGTCAGGGAATGGATATCAATATAAATCGGCCCCTTAAAATGACGACGGAATTTCTTCAACGAACGAATATGAACATCTCTCCCCGAAATATAATTGACCAGAACCAGATCGCATTCCAGAA
The Candidatus Zixiibacteriota bacterium DNA segment above includes these coding regions:
- a CDS encoding carbohydrate kinase family protein, with amino-acid sequence MKIGVIGTINRDSIRLADGISREGWGGILYNLAALSNLLKNRAEIIPACLVGRDCYRRVMNIFKKYPGVETNRIKRVPEKNNHCFLSYTDPENKTEILKGGVPPLKFSDLEPLLECDLVLVNYISGRDVHIRSLKKFRRHFKGPIYIDIHSLTLGRKRDGTRYLRRPASWINVMQCGDYIQMNRRELITLAGDNNLESNGPESDVQIQRLLSCFRKEMSTARRPVIIITDGANGCYISSGTGLRMPVKHIKTKRIIYGGNTTGCGDCFSAGFIAGLVTGKNLARAARMGHRTAAQRISNSENIYTCLKSR